A genomic window from Sorex araneus isolate mSorAra2 chromosome 2, mSorAra2.pri, whole genome shotgun sequence includes:
- the LOC101554679 gene encoding olfactory receptor 7A17-like: protein MDAKNLTGITEFLLLGFSEDPGLQPLIFVLFLSMYLITVLGNLLIILAVSSDPHLHTPMYFFLSNLSFVDICFTSTTVPKMLLNIQTHSKAISYEGCITQMYFFLLFVVMDNCLLAVMAYDRFVAICHPLHYTVIMNPRVCGLLLLLCWCVSVMDSLAESLTVLWLSFCTDVEIPHFFCELNQVIHLACSDTFVSDVVMYVAALLLAGGAFTGIIYSYTKIVSSIRRISSAQGKYKAFSTCASHLSVVCLFYFTSLSVYLSSAMTRNSQSSAIASVMYTVVTPMLNPFIYSLRNKDIKRALENLIGKKTKNLLTNLPVPVGELLRAPHPRHLP from the exons ATGGACGCCAAGAACCTTACAGGAATCACAGAATTTCTCCTCCTGGGATTTTCTGAGGATCCAGGGCTGCAGCCCCTCATCTTTGTGcttttcctgtccatgtacctgatcaccgtgctggggaacctgctcatcatcctggccgtcagctcagacccccacctccacacgcccatgtacttcttcctgtccaacctgtccttcgTGGACATCTGTTTCACCTCCACCACCGTCCCCAAGATGCTGCTGAACATCCAGACACACAGCAAGGCCATCAGCTATGAAGGCTGCATCACTCAGATGTACTTTTTCCTCCTGTTTGTTGTGATGGACAATTGTCTTCTagctgtgatggcctatgaccggttcgtggccatctgccaccccctgcactacacggtcatcatgaacccTCGGGTCTGtgggctgctgcttctgctgtgcTGGTGTGTTAGCGTTATGGATTCTCTGGCGGAAAGTTTGACCGTGCTGTGGCTGTCCTTCTGCACAGATGTGGAGATCCCCCACTTTTTCTGTGAATTAAACCAAGTGATCCACCTTGCCTGCTCAGACACCTTCGTCAGTGATGTGGTCATGTATGTGGCAGCGTTGCTGCTGGCCGGAGGTGCCTTCACTGGGATCATTTATTCCTACACTAAGATCGTTTCTTCCATCCGGCGAATCTCCTCGGCTCAGGGGAAGTATAAAGCCTTTTCCACATGTGCTTCCCACCTCTCCGTGGTCTGCTTATTCTACTTTACTTCACTAAGCGTGTACCTGAGCTCTGCCATGACCCGGAACTCCCAGTCGAGTGCCATCGCCTCGGTGATGTATAcagtggtcacccccatgctgaaccccttcatctacagtctCCGGAACAAAGACATCAAGAGGGCTCTGGAGAATCTTATTGGGAAGAAAACAA AAAACTTATTGACCAATCTACCTGTCCCGGTAGGGGAGCTCTTAAGAgctccccacccccggcacctGCCATGA
- the LOC101554414 gene encoding olfactory receptor 7A10-like: FFLSNLSFVDICFTSTTVPKMLLNIQTHSKAISYADCITQMYFFLLFVVMESCLLAVMAYDRFVAICHPLHYTVIMNPRVCGLLLLLCWCVSVLDSVVESLTVLWLSFCTDVEIPHFFCELNQMIHLACSDTFVSDVVMYVAALLVAGGGFTGIIYSYTKIVSSIRRISSAQGKYKAFSTCASHLSVVCLIYGTSLSVYLSSAVTQNSQSTAIAFIYSLRNKDIKRALKNLIGRKTMIGHGS; this comes from the coding sequence ttcttcctgtccaacctgtccttcgTTGACATCTGTTTCACCTCCACCACCGTCCCCAAGATGCTGCTGAACATCCAGACACACAGCAAGGCCATCAGCTATGCAGACTGCATCACTCAGATGTACTTTTTTCTCCTGTTTGTTGTGATGGAGAGTTGTCTTCTagctgtgatggcctatgaccggttcgtggccatctgccaccccctgcactacacggtcatcatgaacccccgggTCTGtgggctgctgcttctgctgtgcTGGTGTGTTAGCGTTCTGGATTCTGTGGTGGAAAGTTTGACCGTGCTGTGGCTGTCCTTCTGCACAGATGTGGAGATCCCCCACTTTTTCTGTGAATTAAACCAGATGATCCACCTAGCCTGCTCAGACACCTTTGTCAGTGATGTGGTCATGTATGTGGCAGCGTTGCTGGTGGCCGGAGGTGGCTTCACTGGGATCATTTATTCTTACACTAAGATTGTTTCTTCCATTCGTCGAATCTCTTCGGCTCAGGGGAAGTATAAAGCCTTTTCCACCTGTGCATCCCACCTTTCTGTGGTCTGTTTAATCTATGGTACATCCCTAAGTGTGTATCTGAGCTCTGCCGTGACCCAGAACTCCCAGTCGACCGCCATTGCCTTCATCTACAGTCTCCGGAACAAAGACATCAAGAGGGCTCTGAAGAATCTTATTGGGAGGAAAACAATGATAGGACATGGTTCCTAG